In Solanum pennellii chromosome 7, SPENNV200, the following are encoded in one genomic region:
- the LOC107024603 gene encoding uncharacterized protein LOC107024603 — translation MSCTMSLLRCSIPWIAVLVPPYLLFASFSGYGVVSISITTSVLVVSTIAFTFSKQKHKILKKSSVQEEPQNVNFGQVEEVLSLQNPRIEKGVAQNEIFGQVKQVLSVKNPRIEKGVAQNEIFKQVEEVLSVQNPRIENGVAQNDNFKQVELVSSVHNPKIEKGVSQNGNFGQVEQVSSVQNPRIEKGVSQNGNFGQVEQVSSVKNPRIENGVAQNENFKQVEQVLSVQNPRIENGVTQIHDLFSESESLGGPLSSSEDSDIEWPFSGELEQSPLCSDGSISDEESLIEIALPSGQFVKDTPKFSFHQQHHQKVVFADLVPQSIFQQHCFMDFLADISDVYEEDNLIEIDISMGSIKCSGFEISA, via the coding sequence atgtCTTGTACTATGTCTCTTCTCAGATGCTCAATACCATGGATTGCAGTTCTGGTTCCCCCATACTTGTTATTTGCCAGTTTTTCAGGTTATGGGGTTGTTTCTATTTCCATCACAACTTCAGTTTTGGTTGTATCTACCATAGCTTTCACATTctcaaaacaaaaacataaaatcctCAAGAAATCATCAGTCCAAGAAGAACCTCAAAATGTTAACTTTGGACAAGTTGAGGAAGTTTTATCACTCCAAAATCCAAGAATTGAAAAAGGGGTTGCTCAAAATGAGATCTTTGGACAAGTTAAGCAAGTTTTATCAGTCAAAAATCCAAGAATTGAAAAAGGGGTTGCTCAAAATGAGATCTTTAAACAAGTTGAAGAAGTTTTGTCAGTCCAAAATCCAAGAATTGAAAATGGGGTTGCTCAAAATGACAACTTCAAACAAGTTGAGCTAGTTTCATCAGTCCATAatccaaaaattgaaaaaggggTGTCTCAAAATGGCAACTTTGGTCAAGTTGAGCAAGTCTCATCAGTCCAAAATCCAAGAATTGAAAAAGGGGTGTCACAAAATGGCAACTTTggtcaagttgagcaagtttcATCAGTCAAAAATCCAAGAATTGAAAATGGGGTTGCTCAAAATGAGAACTTTAAACAAGTTGAGCAAGTTTTATCAGTCCAAAATCCAAGAATTGAAAATGGGGTGACTCAAATTCATGATTTATTCTCAGAAAGTGAGAGTCTTGGTGGCCCCTTATCTTCAAGTGAAGATTCAGATATTGAGTGGCCATTCTCAGGTGAGTTAGAACAGAGTCCACTATGCTCAGATGGTTCAATTTCTGATGAAGAAAGCCTTATTGAAATAGCACTTCCAAGTGGTCAATTTGTAAAAGATACTCccaaattttcttttcatcaACAACACCACCAAAAGGTAGTATTTGCAGATTTAGTACCACAATCCATCTTTCAACAACATTGCTTCATGGATTTCTTGGCAGATATAAGTGATGTCTATGAAGAAGACAACTTGATAGAGATTGACATATCCATGGGATCCATCAAATGTTCAGGATTTGAGATTTCAGCATAA
- the LOC107026110 gene encoding fasciclin-like arabinogalactan protein 2, translating to MKVSPAVPLSVTLLLFLFLSTTTYAHNITKILAKHPEFSTFNHYLSVTHLAAEINRRQTITVCAIDNAAMNVLLEKHLPTYTLKNVLSLHVFADYFGAKKLHQITKGSTLTATMFQATGEAPGTSGYINITNMKGGKVGFANEDNDGHFAATFVKSVVEMPYNISVIQISHILTSAAAEAPVAAPSDLNVTTLMAKQGCKSFSDLLKSHPDVAKTFAENVQSGLTVFCPTDGVITAFMPKFKNLTKDGQASLLLYHGIPVYNSMGMLKSNNGLMNTLATEGKKKYDFTVQNDGDDVKLETKVVTATISGTLYDEEPLSVYKVDKVLLPRELFKGTVAEEPAPAPKGAKKKKKSSKGGDDDVDDDGAPEPSQDDDEDPADDSANLNFANNVKSSGLFVTVVISIICVAII from the coding sequence ATGAAGGTCTCGCCGGCGGTACCACTTTCCGTCACTCTTCTTCTCTTCCTATTTCTCTCCACCACCACATACGCTCACAACATCACTAAAATCCTCGCAAAACACCCTGAATTCTCCACCTTCAACCATTACTTATCCGTTACACACTTAGCTGCTGAAATCAACCGCCGACAGACCATCACTGTCTGCGCAATTGACAATGCCGCCATGAATGTTCTCCTTGAAAAACACCTCCCTACTTATACTCTCAAAAACGTCCTTTCTCTCCACGTATTCGCCGATTACTTCGGCGCCAAAAAACTCCATCAAATCACTAAAGGAAGTACCCTCACCGCCACAATGTTCCAAGCTACCGGCGAAGCTCCGGGAACTTCAGGGTACATCAATATCACAAATATGAAAGGTGGGAAAGTAGGTTTCGCTAATGAAGACAACGACGGCCATTTCGCTGCTACTTTCGTTAAATCCGTCGTGGAAATGCCGTACAACATCTCCGTTATTCAAATCAGTCATATTCTCACTTCCGCCGCTGCTGAAGCTCCGGTAGCTGCTCCAAGTGACCTTAACGTCACTACATTAATGGCGAAACAGGGATGTAAATCATTCTCAGATCTGTTGAAATCTCACCCAGATGTAGCCAAAACCTTCGCTGAAAATGTACAGAGTGGGTTAACAGTGTTCTGCCCCACCGACGGCGTAATTACCGCCTTTATGCCCAAATTCAAAAACCTAACAAAAGACGGCCAAGCTTCATTACTACTGTACCATGGAATCCCTGTTTACAATTCCATGGGGATGTTGAAATCCAACAACGGATTAATGAACACTCTAGCTACtgaaggtaaaaaaaaatacgaTTTCACCGTACAAAACGACGGAGACGATGTGAAATTGGAAACGAAAGTTGTTACAGCAACCATCTCCGGTACATTATACGACGAAGAGCCGTTATCCGTTTACAAAGTCGATAAAGTTTTACTCCCCAGAGAATTATTCAAAGGAACTGTAGCTGAAGAACCAGCTCCAGCTCCGAAAGGtgcaaagaaaaagaagaagagcaGCAAGGGAGGAGACGATGATGTTGACGACGACGGTGCACCGGAGCCCAGCCAGGACGACGATGAAGATCCGGCGGATGATTCAGCAAATTTGAACTTTGCTAATAATGTGAAGAGTAGTGGATTGTTTGTTACAGTTGTAATTAGCATTATTTGTGTTGCCATTATTTGA